The following coding sequences lie in one Vitis vinifera cultivar Pinot Noir 40024 chromosome 19, ASM3070453v1 genomic window:
- the LOC100253691 gene encoding early nodulin-like protein 9 — protein sequence MADSILTSDHLKKALHVLGLLSLLLLMQKVGATEFKVGGPNGWSVPADAALSYNQWAERNRFQRGDSLLFVYPAGNDSVLYVNKDDHNNCNTATPLELHKDGHTTFKLNQSGAHYFISGVVDNCLKNEKLVVVVLAERSKESLTPASPPSGSTDIVPPSGSTDIVPSPAPAGEESPSPPEGLVQIAPSPPPGGEEPSPSGASSVFISFIGSIGALVGSSLLLA from the exons ATGGCTGATTCCATTCTCACATCAGATCACCTGAAAAAGGCATTACATGTGTTGGGGCTCCTGAGTCTCTTGCTGCTGATGCAGAAAGTTGGTGCGACTGAGTTCAAAGTTGGAGGCCCAAATGGTTGGTCTGTTCCTGCTGATGCTGCACTCAGCTATAACCAATGGGCGGAAAGGAATCGGTTTCAAAGGGGCGATTCTCTGC TGTTTGTTTACCCGGCTGGCAACGACTCGGTGCTCTATGTAAACAAGGATGATCATAACAATTGCAACACGGCAACACCCCTGGAACTGCACAAGGATGGGCACACTACTTTCAAGTTGAATCAGTCTGGTGCTCACTACTTCATAAGTGGGGTAGTAGATAACTGTCTCAAGAATGAAAAACTAGTGGTGGTTGTTCTTGCAGAGAGGAGCAAGGAATCTTTAACCCCTGCTTCCCCACCATCTGGATCAACAGATATAGTCCCACCATCTGGATCAACAGATATAGTCCCATCTCCGGCACCTGCAGGCGAGGAATCTCCTTCTCCACCTGAGGGGTTGGTGCAGATAGCCCCCTCCCCACCTCCTGGAGGTGAGGAGCCTTCTCCAAGTGGAGCTTCATCGGTATTTATCAGTTTTATCGGTTCCATCGGAGCTCTTGTTggttcatctcttcttctagcTTGA
- the LOC100265937 gene encoding protein disulfide isomerase-like 5-4 has protein sequence MVSTSKIKSVDFYRKIPRDLTEASLSGAGLSVIAALSMMFLFGMELSNYLSVSTSTSVIVDQSSDGDFLRIEFNISFPALSCEFASVDVSDVLGTNRLNITKTIRKYSIDPDLRPTGAEFHSGPVGKVIKHGDETDEEYSEGSASLTAQNFYKYSHQHAILVVNFFAPWCYWSTRLKPSWEKAAKIIRERYDPELDGRIVMAKVDCTEEGELCRRHHIQGYPSIRIFRKGSDVRDDHGHHDHESYYGDRDTDTLVTTMETLVAPIPLESQRLALENKSDSTADHIKRPAPRTGGCRIEGFVRVKKVPGNLVISARSGSHSFDPSQMNMSHVISHLSFGRKIAPRVMSDMKRVLPYIGGSHDRLNGRSYISHPSDSNANVTIEHYLQVVKTEVITTRDHKLVEEYEYTAHSSLVQSLYIPVAKFHFELSPMQVLVTENRKSFWHFITNVCAIIGGVFTVAGILDSVLHNTMRLMKKIELGKNF, from the exons ATGGTTTCCACCAGCAAGATCAAATCTGTGGATTTTTACAG AAAAATTCCTAGGGATTTGACGGAGGCATCATTATCGGGTGCAGGGTTATCCGTAATAGCAGCCTTATCCATGATGTTTCTATTTGGAATG GAACTGAGTAATTATTTGTCAGTGAGCACCTCTACATCTGTTATTGTTGACCAGAGTTCTGATGGGGATTTCTTACGAATTGAATTCAATATCAG TTTTCCTGCTCTCTCATGTGAATTTGCATCAGTTGATGTGAGTGATGTGCTGGGAACA AACAGGCTGAACATAACAAAAACTATTCGTAAGTATTCAATAGATCCAGATTTAAGACCTACTGGCGCTGAGTTTCATTCAGGACCAGTTGGGAAAGTCATCAAGCATGGAGATGAAACTGATGAAGAATATAGTGAAGGTTCTGCTTCACTAACAGCtcagaatttttataaatattcacATCA GCATGCTATTTTGGTTGTCAATTTCTTTGCTCCTTGGTGCTATTGGAGTACTCGCCTG AAACCTTCATGGGAGAAGGCGGCCAAAATAATAAGAGAAAG ATATGACCCAGAATTGGATGGGCGAATTGTTATGGCAAAGGTTGACTGCACTGAAGAAGGTGAATTGTGTAGGAG GCATCACATACAGGGTTATCCGTCTATTCGTATTTTCCGTAAAGGAAGTGATGTGAG GGACGATCACGGACACCATGATCACGAATCCTATTATGGAGATCGAGATACAGATACCCTGGTTACT ACGATGGAAACTTTGGTTGCTCCAATTCCACTGGAGTCTCAGAGGCTAGCTTTGGAGAATAAATCTGATAGTACGGCAGACCATATAAAACGTCCTGCACCCAGAACAGGTGGATGCAGAATTGAAGGTTTTGTGCGTGTTAAGAAG GTTCCAGGCAACCTTGTCATTTCAGCTCGCTCGGGATCCCATTCCTTTGATCCCTCTCAAATGAACATGTCACATGTTATTTCCCACCTTTCATTTGGCAGAAAGATTGCACCAAGGGTGATGAGTGATATGAAACGAGTGCTACCATATATTGGTGGAAGCCATGATAGATTGAATGGCCGGTCATATATTAGTCATCCTAGTGATTCAAATGCAAATGTTACT ATAGAGCATTATCTTCAAGTAGTGAAAACAGAGGTGATAACAACTCGTGATCATAAGTTGGTCGAGGAGTATGAGTACACAGCCCACAGTAGTTTGGTGCAGAGTTTATATATCCCTGTTGCAAAATTCCATTTCGAGCTATCTCCTATGCAG GTCTTAGTGACAGAAAATAGGAAGTCCTTCTGGCACTTTATTACAAATGTCTGTGCCATCATTGGAGGTGTTTTCACG GTTGCTGGGATATTGGACTCAGTTCTGCACAACACAATGAGACTGATGAAAAAGATTGAACTAGGGAAAAATTTTTGA
- the LOC100243622 gene encoding electron transfer flavoprotein subunit alpha, mitochondrial, with protein MAARLLRRKALTNLSAPSSSPFSKSSFSVQRLISTLVLGEHEGGSIKAQSLSAVVAAKFLGEDNSISMLLAGSGPSVQEAAIHAASCYSSISQVIVADSDKFTYPVAEPWAKLVQLIQQKGGYSHIMATSGSFGKNILPRAAALLDVSPITDVIEISGPQLFVRPIYAGNALCTVRYTGSAPCMLTVRSTSFPVPLTSANSKSDVAPISQVDPSTFGEDMVCKSKYLSHTSQDSERPDLGNARIVVTGGRALKSAENFKMIEKLAEKLGAAVGATRAAVDAGFVPNELQVGQTGKIVAPELYLAFGVSGAIQHLAGMRDSKVIVAVNKDADAPIFQVADYGLVGDLFEVIPELLEKLPEKK; from the exons ATGGCCGCTCGACTACTGAGGAGGAAGGCTCTCACGAATCTCTCTGCTCCTTCGTCCTCTCCCTTCTCTAAATCATCCTTCTCAGTTCAGAGACTC ATTAGCACGTTGGTTTTGGGTGAGCATGAAGGGGGCTCCATCAAGGCCCAATCTTTGAGTGCAGTAGTTGCTGCAAAGTTTTTGGGTGAGGACAATTCTATTTCTATGCTGCTGGCTGGGTCTGGTCCTTCAGTTCAAGAAGCTGCTATACATGCTGCCTCATGTTATTCTTCAATTTCTCAG GTAATTGTAGCTGATTCAGATAAATTTACATATCCTGTAGCAGAACCTTGGGCAAAACTAGTCCAGTTGATTCAGCAGAAAGGTGGCTACTCACACATAATGGCTACTTCAGGTTCATTTGGAAAAAACATACTACCACGGGCAGCTGCCCTTTTAGATGTTTCTCCAATTACCGATGTCATTGAAATTTCAGGACCTCAGCTATTTGTGAG GCCAATTTATGCTGGAAATGCTCTTTGCACTGTTCGATACACTGGTTCTGCGCCTTGTATGTTGACCGTTAGGTCAACATCTTTTCCAGTGCCACTGACATCAGCTAATTCAAAATCTGATGTGGCTCCAATTTCCCAGGTTGACCCCTCAACCTTTGGTGAAG ATATGGTGtgcaaatcaaaatatttaagcCATACCTCTCAGGATTCAGAACGTCCAGATCTCGGTAATGCTCGTATTGTGGTCACTGGGGGCCGAGCGTTGAAAAGTGCTGAAAACTTCAAAATGATTGAGAAGCTTGCAGAAAAACTTGGTGCTGCAG TTGGTGCTACTCGTGCTGCTGTTGATGCGGGATTTGTTCCTAATGAACTCCAG GTTGGTCAAACTGGAAAGATCGTGGCCCCAGAATTGTATTTGGCTTTTGGTGTTTCAGGAGCCATTCAACATTTAGCAGGCATGAGAGATTCCAAGGTTATTGTTGCTGTGAACAAGGATGCAGATGCACCCATATTTCAG GTAGCTGATTATGGACTCGTGGGTGACCTGTTTGAAGTGATACCAGAGTTGTTAGAGAAGCTTCCTGAGAAAAAATAG
- the LOC100258838 gene encoding vascular-related unknown protein 4 codes for MPKSLPHHQYHFSHYFPLKLPLSTIYVSRPGRFQKLANKLNILLLPPLLLFLALDMEEHMDSMSKALSSQARTNESPEESGWTMYFEDFLANKEHSSSPSAGNYGRASYGYGSSSLVSDAASSAGKKLVDNDHVAVLSLEKRCKKLSFKKRKTKGAVVDDALEDTASSPVTSPKVFDLRQLDMNPKEKAIDISKEKGSSYRQTNERGDEVGFIGRDSDCTELKKRGLCLVPLSMIVDYLG; via the exons ATGCCGAAGTCATTACCTCATCATCAGtatcatttttctcattatttccCTCTAAAGCTTCCTTTATCTACTATATATGTCTCCAGACCAGGCCGCTTCCAAAAACTGGCcaacaaactcaatattcttcttctccctcctcttcttctttttcttgcttTGGACATGGAGGAGCATATGGATTCAATGAGCAAAGCTCTCTCTTCTCAAGCTAGAACAAATGAGTCTCCGGAGGAGAGCGGCTGGACTATGTACTTTGAAGATTTCTTAGCAAACAAGGAGCATAGCTCTTCCCCTTCAGCTGGTAATTATGGTCGTGCTAGTTATGGTTATGGAAGCTCTTCTTTGGTCTCTGATGCTGCTTCTTCAGCCGGGAAGAAGCTCGTAGATAATGACCATGTTGCAGTGCTGTCCTTGGAGAAAAGGTGCAAGAAATTGAGTTTtaagaagagaaaaaccaaaGGAGCTGTGGTTGATGATGCTTTGGAGGACACTGCCAGTTCTCCTGTTACCAGTCCCAAG GTTTTTGATTTGAGGCAGTTGGATATGAACCCAAAAGAGAAAGCTATAGACATTTCTAAG GAGAAAGGGAGTTCATATAGGCAAACAAATGAGAGAGGTGATGAAGTGGGTTTTATTGGGAGGGATAGTGACTGTACAGAACTGAAGAAAAGGGGCCTTTGCTTAGTTCCTTTGTCCATGATAGTGGACTATCTTGGTTAA